Proteins co-encoded in one Brassica oleracea var. oleracea cultivar TO1000 chromosome C4, BOL, whole genome shotgun sequence genomic window:
- the LOC106341091 gene encoding alanine--glyoxylate aminotransferase 2 homolog 2, mitochondrial-like codes for MQRLTAKRTVHNVSLSLSRRCISFSSSTSQTATAAPVDEFLGKLPPFGYTPPPYTGPSADAIINTRKEFLSPSNSMFCLYKNPLNIVDGRMQYLFDESGRRYLDAFAGIAVVNCGHCHPSVVEPVINQIKKLQHPTVMYLNHAIAELSEALASKLPGDLKVVFFTNSGTEANELALMMAKLYTGCQDIVSVRNGYHGNAAGTMGATAHSTWKFNNVVQTGTHHALNPDPYRGVFGSDGEKYARDVQDLIQYGTSGHIAGFICEVIQGVGGIVELAPGYLSAAYDIVKKAGGLFIADEVQSGFARTGDFWGFEAHNVVPDIVTMAKGIGNGFPLGAVVTTPEIAGVLTRRCYFNTFGGNAVAATAGLAVLNVIEKDKLQVNASMVGSYLKGRLSQLKEKHEIIGDVRGRGLMLGVELVSDRNLKTPATAETLHIMDQMKELGVLVGKGGYFGNVFRITPPLCFTKDDADYLVEAMDYSMSRM; via the exons ATGCAGAGACTCACGGCTAAAAGAACAGTCCACAACGTTTCCCTTTCCCTCTCGCGACGATGCATCTCCTTCTCCTCCTCCACGTCTCAGACGGCAACGGCAGCTCCCGTCGACGAGTTTCTCGGTAAGCTTCCGCCGTTCGGTTACACACCGCCGCCGTACACAGGCCCCTCCGCCGACGCCATCATTAACACAAGGAAAGAGTTTCTCAGTCCTTCCAATTCCATGTTCTGCCTCTACAAAAACCCG TTGAACATAGTGGATGGGAGGATGCAGTATCTTTTCGACGAGAGTGGGAGGAGATACTTGGATGCATTTGCTGGTATTGCGGTTGTGAACTGTGGGCATTGTCACCCTAGTGTGGTTGAGCCTGTTATTAACCAAATCAAGAAGCTACAGCATCCTACTGTTATGTACCTTAACCATGCTATTGCTGAGTTATCTGAGGCTCTCGCTTCTAAACTCCCTGGTGATCTCAAG GTGGTGTTCTTCACTAACTCTGGTACGGAGGCTAATGAACTAGCACTCATGATGGCTAAGTTGTACACTGGATGTCAAGACATTGTGTCGGTTCGAAATGGGTATCATGGGAATGCGGCTGGGACTATGGGGGCTACTGCTCATAGCACGTGGAAGTTCAACAACGTGGTTCAG ACTGGAACTCATCACGCTTTAAACCCGGATCCATACCGAGGTGTGTTTGGTTCTGATGGTGAGAAGTATGCAAGAGATGTGCAAGATCTCATTCAATATGGCACTTCAGGACACATAGCTGGTTTTATTTGTGAAGTTATACAG GGAGTTGGAGGGATTGTGGAGCTAGCACCAGGCTATCTATCAGCAGCTTATGATATTGTGAAGAAAGCTGGAGGACTGTTCATTGCGGATGAAGTTCAGTCTGGATTCGCTCGCACTGGCGATTTCTGGGGGTTTGAGGCTCACAATGTTGTCCCTGACATTGTTACCATGGCTAAG GGGATTGGGAATGGGTTTCCTTTGGGAGCTGTTGTGACAACTCCGGAGATTGCAGGAGTGTTGACACGCAGATGCTACTTCAACACCTTTGGTGGGAACGCTGTGGCTGCTACAGCTGGTCTAGCTGTTCTGAATGTGATTGAGAAAGACAAGCTTCAGGTGAATGCGTCCATGGTTGGGTCTTACCTCAAGGGAAGACTCAGTCAGCTTAAAGAGAAACATGAAA TTATTGGGGATGTTCGGGGAAGAGGGCTGATGCTTGGAGTAGAGCTGGTGAGTGATCGCAATCTTAAGACTCCTGCAACCGCAGAGACTTTGCACATCATGGATCAAATGAAAG AACTGGGTGTGTTGGTCGGTAAAGGAGGCTACTTTGGAAACGTTTTTAGAATCACACCACCTCTCTGCTTCACTAAGGACGACGCAGATTATCTCGTGGAAGCTATGGACTACTCAATGTCCAGGATGTGA
- the LOC106337117 gene encoding uncharacterized protein LOC106337117 isoform X2 has product MSYIPPHKRHSKDPNRPSPVPDSLVTKLKNNHDFKSSSDKINRVTCSENFISKWLLVGSNGIKDELPASVDLVPFSSDSVECVNGERPLVLMNNDFQKASEQEERAQWLLIAEKVEEDLVLSYERAKTSVEENQHVLRLVARFGKILLCNPLAEFSQKNLKKMFSTDVPTSNLQHIMSKVVPSHDFSIDLEKETYTVKVSHYSRPTETINCKCTVKEDGRLSMYKAELDVVRHFVVDMSCIDTSVDLRLMLAAKRKMTALTEKEISDIKGLLDSATVDPNVKGGLRWPFGKSSSGDGYRIFEVCHVRATIYKNQTLRLRVRETDRFNERTGTGAVKREVTLILKDVNTKLQEQNIVRGSVMEMLRDALGTIWDFMHCDASSLT; this is encoded by the exons ATGTCTTATATTCCTCCACATAAGCGACACTCTAAGGATCCAAACAGACCCTCGCCTGTTCCAGATTCTCTTGTAACAAAACTCAAGAACAACCATGACTTCAAGAGTAGCAGTGATAAAATCAACCGTGTTACATGTTCAGAAAATTTCATTTCCAAATGGCTTCTGGTTGGTTCAAATGGCATCAAGGATGAGCTTCCTGCATCTGTTGATCTTGTGCCCTTTTCCTCGGATTCTGTCGAATGCGTAAATGGAGAAAGGCCTTTGGTACTGATGAACAACGACTTCCAAAAAG CGAGCGAGCAAGAAGAGAGAGCTCAGTGGCTGTTAATAGCAGAGAAGGTGGAAGAGGATCTTGTGTTGTCATACGAGCGAGCCAAGACTTCAGTAGAGGAGAATCAACATGTATTGAGATTGGTTGCTAGGTTTGGTAAAATTCTCCTCTGCAA TCCTCTAGCTGAATTCTCACAGAAAAACTTGAAGAAGATGTTCTCTACAGATGTCCCAACTTCTAACTTGCAACACATAATGTCTAAGGTCGTACCAAGCCATGACTTCTCTATTGACTTGGAAAAGGAAACATACACTGTGAAG GTATCGCATTACAGTCGCCCCACTGAAACAATCAACTGTAAGTGTACAGTTAAGGAAGATGGACGGCTCAGTATGTACAAGGCCGAGCTTGATGTTGTACGGCATTTTGTTGTTGATATGTCATGCATTGATACGAGTGTCGACTTGAGGCTGATGCTAGCTGCCAAAAGGAAAATGACTGCTCTCACC GAGAAGGAGATAAGTGACATTAAGGGGCTGCTGGATTCAGCAACTGTTGATCCAAACGTGAAAGGCGGTTTAAGGTGGCCGTTTGGTAAATCTTCATCTGGAGATGGATACAGAATATTTGAGGTTTGTCACGTTAGAGCTACTATCTACAAAAACCAGACTCTCAGGCTTAGGGTTAGAGAGACTGATAGATTCAATGAGAGGACTGGAACAGGAGCAGTCAAGAGGGAGGTGACCTTGATACTTAAAGATGTCAACACTAAGTTACAG GAGCAGAACATTGTGAGGGGTTCTGTTATGGAAATGCTTCGCGATGCTCTTGGAACCATATGGGACTTTATGCATTGTGATGCCTCCTCTCTTACGTAA
- the LOC106337117 gene encoding uncharacterized protein LOC106337117 isoform X1: MSYIPPHKRHSKDPNRPSPVPDSLVTKLKNNHDFKSSSDKINRVTCSENFISKWLLVGSNGIKDELPASVDLVPFSSDSVECVNGERPLVLMNNDFQKASEQEERAQWLLIAEKVEEDLVLSYERAKTSVEENQHVLRLVARFGKILLCKRKPSPLAEFSQKNLKKMFSTDVPTSNLQHIMSKVVPSHDFSIDLEKETYTVKVSHYSRPTETINCKCTVKEDGRLSMYKAELDVVRHFVVDMSCIDTSVDLRLMLAAKRKMTALTEKEISDIKGLLDSATVDPNVKGGLRWPFGKSSSGDGYRIFEVCHVRATIYKNQTLRLRVRETDRFNERTGTGAVKREVTLILKDVNTKLQEQNIVRGSVMEMLRDALGTIWDFMHCDASSLT, translated from the exons ATGTCTTATATTCCTCCACATAAGCGACACTCTAAGGATCCAAACAGACCCTCGCCTGTTCCAGATTCTCTTGTAACAAAACTCAAGAACAACCATGACTTCAAGAGTAGCAGTGATAAAATCAACCGTGTTACATGTTCAGAAAATTTCATTTCCAAATGGCTTCTGGTTGGTTCAAATGGCATCAAGGATGAGCTTCCTGCATCTGTTGATCTTGTGCCCTTTTCCTCGGATTCTGTCGAATGCGTAAATGGAGAAAGGCCTTTGGTACTGATGAACAACGACTTCCAAAAAG CGAGCGAGCAAGAAGAGAGAGCTCAGTGGCTGTTAATAGCAGAGAAGGTGGAAGAGGATCTTGTGTTGTCATACGAGCGAGCCAAGACTTCAGTAGAGGAGAATCAACATGTATTGAGATTGGTTGCTAGGTTTGGTAAAATTCTCCTCTGCAA GAGGAAACCTAGTCCTCTAGCTGAATTCTCACAGAAAAACTTGAAGAAGATGTTCTCTACAGATGTCCCAACTTCTAACTTGCAACACATAATGTCTAAGGTCGTACCAAGCCATGACTTCTCTATTGACTTGGAAAAGGAAACATACACTGTGAAG GTATCGCATTACAGTCGCCCCACTGAAACAATCAACTGTAAGTGTACAGTTAAGGAAGATGGACGGCTCAGTATGTACAAGGCCGAGCTTGATGTTGTACGGCATTTTGTTGTTGATATGTCATGCATTGATACGAGTGTCGACTTGAGGCTGATGCTAGCTGCCAAAAGGAAAATGACTGCTCTCACC GAGAAGGAGATAAGTGACATTAAGGGGCTGCTGGATTCAGCAACTGTTGATCCAAACGTGAAAGGCGGTTTAAGGTGGCCGTTTGGTAAATCTTCATCTGGAGATGGATACAGAATATTTGAGGTTTGTCACGTTAGAGCTACTATCTACAAAAACCAGACTCTCAGGCTTAGGGTTAGAGAGACTGATAGATTCAATGAGAGGACTGGAACAGGAGCAGTCAAGAGGGAGGTGACCTTGATACTTAAAGATGTCAACACTAAGTTACAG GAGCAGAACATTGTGAGGGGTTCTGTTATGGAAATGCTTCGCGATGCTCTTGGAACCATATGGGACTTTATGCATTGTGATGCCTCCTCTCTTACGTAA
- the LOC106342987 gene encoding probable WRKY transcription factor 33: MAASSLLTMDNNRTRQNMNGSVNWSQQTSRASPASLEDLEIPPKFRSFAPSSISTSPSTCFSPSVFLDSPAFVSSSANVLASPTTGALITNESDHKSITEEEKTNNNNNSLSLFDFSFQTQPSGVSAPTTTTNSSVLQWSQTDTRPNNNTHQAVPYNGREQRKGEDGYNWRKYGQKQVKGSENPRSYYKCTYPSCPTKKKVEMSLDGQITEIVYKGSHNHPKPQSTRRSSSSFSTFHSGGLDHHGSSDSFAIQQEDNATSGSLGDDELSVISREEEDYGSEPEAKRWKGENETNGGSGNGSKTVREPRIVVQTTSDIDILDDGYRWRKYGQKVVKGNPNPRSYYKCTTTGCPVRKHVERASHDMRAVITTYEGKHNHDVPAARGSGYSTNRLAQDPSSAPIRPNAIAGHSHYTTSSQAPYTLQMLQHNNNTNAGPFGYAMNNNIQTQQNNFVGGGFSIAKEEPNEESSSSFFDSFLS; the protein is encoded by the exons ATGGCTGCTTCTTCTCTTCTTACTATGGACAATAACAGAACCAGACAAAACATGAATGGTTCTGTTAATTGGTCACAACAAACCTCAAGAGCATCACCAGCATCTTTAGAAGATCTTGAGATCCCACCAAAGTTCAGATCTTTTGCTCCTTCTTCAATCTCAACCTCTCCTTCCACTTGTTTCAGCCCCTCTGTTTTCCTAGATTCCCCTGCTTTTGTCTCCTCCTCTGCTAAC GTTCTTGCTTCTCCAACCACAGGAGCTCTGATCACAAACGAAAGTGACCATAAAAGTATAACTGAGGAAGAGAAGACTAACAACAACAACAACAGCCTTAGCCTCTTTGATTTCTCATTTCAGACACAACCATCAGGAGTTTCTGCTCCTACAACAACAACAAACAGTTCTGTCTTACAATGGAGCCAAACAGATACTCGTCCAAACAACAACACTCATCAAGCTGTACCTTACAACGGAAGGGAGCAAAGGAAAGGAGAGGATGGTTACAACTGGAGAAAGTATGGACAGAAACAGGTTAAAGGGAGTGAGAATCCCAGGAGTTACTATAAGTGTACTTACCCGAGTTGTCCAACGAAGAAGAAAGTGGAAATGTCTTTGGATGGTCAGATCACGGAGATTGTGTATAAAGGAAGCCATAACCATCCTAAACCTCAATCCACTAGAAGATCATCATCTTCTTTTTCAACATTTCACTCAGGTGGACTTGATCATCATGGTTCTTCTGATTCATTTGCTATCCAGCAAGAAGATAACGCTACTTCTGGTTCTCTTGGAGACGATGAGTTATCGGTTATCAGCAGAGAGGAGGAAGATTATGGGAGTGAACCTGAAGCAAAGAGATG GAAAGGAGAGAACGAGACAAACGGTGGGAGTGGTAATGGAAGCAAGACAGTGAGAGAGCCGAGGATTGTTGTGCAGACAACAAGTGACATAGACATTCTTGATGATGGTTACAGATGGAGAAAGTATGGTCAGAAAGTCGTCAAGGGGAACCCAAATCCAAG GAGCTACTACAAGTGCACAACGACCGGTTGTCCAGTGAGAAAACATGTTGAGAGAGCATCACACGATATGCGAGCGGTGATCACAACCTACGAAGGGAAACACAACCACGACGTACCTGCAGCTCGTGGTAGCGGTTACTCTACAAACAGACTGGCACAAGATCCTTCTTCAGCACCAATTAGACCAAATGCTATTGCTGGTCACTCTCATTACACTACTTCTTCTCAAGCACCATATACACTTCAGATGCTGCAGCACAACAACAACACTAATGCTGGGCCTTTTGGTTACGCTATGAACAACAACATTCAAACGCAACAAAACAACTTTGTTGGGGGTGGGTTCTCTATAGCAAAAGAAGAACCAAACGAGGAGTCTTCCTCCTCTTTTTTCGATTCGTTTTTGTCCTGA
- the LOC106342988 gene encoding CASP-like protein 4B1: MTNPDKQNPVEASDVEAAAKTETTQGSGMSSFSAITQRWKREDLVKKASPITRGLCLLFSLLAFIIMVSNKHGYGRNFDDYEEYKYVLAIAIISTVYTAWQTFVYLSKREFFDRRTSMLVDFSGDQIVAYLLISAASSAIPLTNRFREGQDNIFTDSAASAISMAVFAFVSLALSALFSGYKLSTHSFI, encoded by the exons ATGACGAATCCCGACAAACAGAATCCCGTTGAAGCTTCCGACGTGGAGGCGGCGGCGAAGACGGAGACGACGCAGGGGTCTGGAATGTCGTCGTTTTCTGCGATTACTCAGAGATGGAAGAGGGAGGATTTGGTGAAGAAAGCGTCTCCGATCACGAGAGGGTTGTGTCTTCTGTTCTCTCTCCTTGCTTTCATCATCATGGTCTCTAACAAACATGGATACGGTAGAAACTTCGACGACTATGAAGAGTACAA ATACGTTTTGGCGATTGCGATCATCTCAACGGTGTACACTGCGTGGCAAACGTTTGTATATCTCTCGAAAAGAGAGTTCTTCGATCGCCGGACTTCAATGTTGGTCGATTTCTCCGGCGATCAG ATTGTAGCTTATCTTCTCATATCAGCTGCATCATCTGCTATACCATTAACCAACAGATTCAGAGAAGGTCAAGATAACATATTCACTGACTCTGCTGCTTCGGCTATCAGCATGGCTGTCTTCGCCTTCGTGTCTTTAGCTCTCTCTGCTCTCTTCTCCGGTTACAAACTATCCACTCATTCTTTTATCTGA